Sequence from the Methanophagales archaeon genome:
CTATTATAACGCAGCCACAACTGCTGAACGGCTTTTATTGCCGTACTTTCACATTCATCCAGCTTGTTACCATTGCCATAGTGCGTCAGAGCTTTTCTCATCCATGTGGCGGTGGACATGGGCATCAGAGACAGAGAGCGAAGCAGTTCTATCCGCTTCATTGTCCGTATAGCAGTACTCAGTATCCAGTTATCTCTCACAGACGAGCCAGCCATAGCCACCTCCTCCCCGAGCATCAGGAAGCCCCTCTCATGGTGGCGTATACGCAGATTACCGAGGAATGCCAGAAATGACTCTGGTTCGAACGCCATCTTAATATCTGTATACAGAATGATGACAGCAGTGGAGTCATCTATCTTCAGCTTTGTTATTCTCCCTCTCCTCTCCACTTCTTTCACTTCACCGACGCCAAACAGAGTTGAGCATCTTGCACAGGTGGGTGTAACAATGGTATTACCAATAATCAAGTCACTGCTCATCAATTCTCGGAAGAAAACCCGACAGGCTCCTTCCCCTGCTACTCTTTGCATCGTATCGTGCACGAAGAAATCAGAAGATTACGATACCTCCATAGCCAACCACACTCGCTCTATCACCGGTGACATCGCCGCTGGTGGCGTATTTAACCAGTTGTCCATGCTTTGCACCGAGCTTCTTCGACGCATACATCACTGATGCTATCGGACCAACACCACAGGCAGAGGAGTTCCGTGCGAATATGCGGTTGTAGAACTTGCCAATATCGAGCTCAGTTATCGCTTCTATCACTGCTTCGTCCTTTTCACGCGCTATATGGTCTGGTTCATAATGTGTGAAGTCTGAAGAGGCAATCAGAATAAACTTCTTATCTCTATCGTTATGGTGGAATCTGGCAATTGTATCTGCAAGGTCTTCCCCGATCTCACGTGCGGTATCCTCATCACTGAGTGCCATGCAGATAGGAACGAAGCGGAAGGTATCAAAGCGGAATTGTAGAAACGGTAGTTGAACCTCTATCGAATGTTCATGTATGTGTGCAGTCTCATCAAAGTCAATGATCCGTCTTGGTAACGCATCCAGAAATGCGGTATCCACCTCCACGCTACCCAGAGGGGTCATCCATGTCTCCTTTGATGCGGCAATGAGTGAGCCCGTACCATAATGATTGG
This genomic interval carries:
- a CDS encoding MEMO1 family protein, whose product is MRRPAVAGAFYEATRDKLIAQLEECFAGVSEEEGVDERIIGAVVPHAGYMYSGGVAAHVYAKLPYADTFIILGPNHYGTGSLIAASKETWMTPLGSVEVDTAFLDALPRRIIDFDETAHIHEHSIEVQLPFLQFRFDTFRFVPICMALSDEDTAREIGEDLADTIARFHHNDRDKKFILIASSDFTHYEPDHIAREKDEAVIEAITELDIGKFYNRIFARNSSACGVGPIASVMYASKKLGAKHGQLVKYATSGDVTGDRASVVGYGGIVIF